A part of Aegilops tauschii subsp. strangulata cultivar AL8/78 chromosome 2, Aet v6.0, whole genome shotgun sequence genomic DNA contains:
- the LOC109768069 gene encoding zinc finger protein 36 produces the protein MVIKTDLSLSLVPTATPALNKDDYFAICLAALVATDKEQQASAWNPSPAPAQELRFSCAVCGKAFASYQALGGHKSSHRKPPPTGERCIAVQASAGGGSEASAAASSGESSGGPHQCTVCGRGFKTGQALGGHKHCHYWDGTSVSMSMSVSMSASSAVLRNFDLNLLPMPEKAGVKRWAEEEEVQSPLPTKKLRLLL, from the exons ATGGTGATCAAG ACCGACCTCTCCCTCTCCCTGGTTCCCACCGCCACGCCGGCGCTCAACAAGGACGACTACTTCGCCATCTGCCTCGCCGCGCTCGTCGCCACCGACAAGGAGCAGCAGGCGAGCGCGTGGAACCCGTCCCCCGCGCCGGCTCAGGAGCTGCGGTTCAGCTGCGCGGTCTGCGGGAAGGCGTTCGCATCGTACCAGGCGCTCGGCGGGCACAAGTCCAGCCACCGCAAGCCGCCGCCCACCGGAGAGCGCTGCATCGCCGTGCAGGCGTCCGCGGGCGGTGGGTCGGAGGCGAGCGCGGCGGCGTCCTCGGGCGAGAGCAGCGGCGGCCCGCATCAGTGCACCGTCTGCGGGCGGGGCTTCAAGACCGGGCAGGCGCTCGGAGGGCACAAGCACTGCCACTACtgggacggcacctccgtgtccATGTCCATGTCCGTCTCCATGTCGGCGTCCTCCGCCGTGCTGAGGAACTTCGACCTGAACCTGCTGCCGATGCCGGAGAAAGCAGGGGTgaagaggtgggccgaggaggaggaggtgcagAGCCCTCTCCCCACCAAGAAGCTGAGGCTTTTGCTGTAA